From bacterium, a single genomic window includes:
- a CDS encoding HDOD domain-containing protein, with protein sequence MSTTSTYKSLMDLHPREVKNFVKDVPTLPVIYQELFAKMQDPNVAVPEIAEIITHDQALSTKILHLVNSAFYGYSKQIKTISRAVVILGFRAVRSAALATSVFDYFKDEEDGSVDMMDFWKHSIAVASICKVLAEELNINQKEEAFVVGLLHDIGKLVEKRYFDEDFREVCTVAREQHLSWIECEKALFQTDHANIGKAVFRGWNFPPSVIDAVQFHHTPNASAKVPQLTSLVHVADFISYQIDFGAPGAFPPRECSPEALKMLGLTLPDTLRFHDKIREELEVAMEILKLLD encoded by the coding sequence GTGAGCACGACCAGCACCTACAAATCCCTGATGGATCTCCATCCGCGCGAAGTGAAGAACTTCGTGAAGGACGTGCCGACCCTCCCGGTGATCTACCAGGAACTCTTCGCCAAGATGCAGGATCCGAACGTGGCCGTGCCCGAGATCGCCGAGATCATCACCCACGACCAGGCCCTGTCGACGAAGATCCTGCACCTCGTGAACAGCGCCTTCTACGGCTACAGCAAGCAGATCAAGACCATCAGCCGCGCCGTGGTCATCCTGGGCTTCCGGGCCGTGCGCAGCGCCGCCCTGGCGACCTCCGTGTTCGACTACTTCAAGGACGAGGAGGACGGGTCCGTCGACATGATGGACTTCTGGAAGCACTCCATCGCCGTCGCGAGCATCTGCAAGGTCCTGGCCGAGGAATTGAACATCAACCAGAAGGAGGAGGCCTTCGTGGTCGGCCTGCTCCACGACATCGGCAAGCTGGTCGAGAAGCGCTACTTCGACGAGGACTTCCGCGAGGTGTGCACCGTGGCCCGCGAGCAGCACCTCAGCTGGATCGAATGCGAGAAGGCCCTCTTCCAGACCGACCACGCCAACATCGGCAAGGCCGTCTTCCGCGGCTGGAACTTCCCGCCCTCGGTCATCGATGCGGTGCAGTTCCACCACACGCCGAACGCGTCGGCCAAGGTGCCGCAGCTGACCTCGCTGGTCCACGTGGCCGACTTCATCTCGTACCAGATCGACTTCGGCGCGCCGGGCGCCTTCCCGCCGCGGGAGTGCAGCCCCGAGGCCCTGAAGATGCTCGGCCTGACCCTGCCCGACACGCTCCGCTTCCACGACAAGATCCGGGAGGAGCTCGAGGTGGCCATGGAGATCCTCAAACTCCTGGACTGA
- a CDS encoding AAA family ATPase — protein sequence MSRLDLQRLAAARLPGLPDGFVVEARPGVNLVLGANESGKSSFVRAVQRLLWPDRPGASPFEVTATFADDAGPLQAVRRDDGPVGWSRDGAPVPAPAVPEGHLAHCYRLGLLDLNRPDGDDADRELARQVRRQMSGGYDLAAVRELFPDRERAVGMRRRRWQETRRAADDEANAQRRLAREVRSLPAREAEL from the coding sequence GTGAGCCGTCTGGATCTGCAGCGCCTCGCCGCCGCCCGTCTGCCGGGTCTGCCCGACGGGTTCGTGGTCGAGGCCCGACCGGGCGTGAACCTGGTGCTGGGCGCCAACGAGAGCGGCAAGTCGTCGTTCGTGCGCGCGGTGCAGCGCCTGCTGTGGCCCGACCGGCCGGGGGCCTCGCCGTTCGAGGTGACCGCCACCTTCGCCGACGACGCCGGCCCGCTGCAGGCCGTCCGGCGCGACGACGGACCGGTCGGCTGGTCCCGCGACGGCGCACCCGTCCCCGCCCCGGCCGTGCCCGAGGGGCATCTGGCCCACTGCTACCGGCTCGGCCTGCTCGACCTGAACCGGCCCGACGGCGACGACGCCGACCGGGAACTGGCCCGGCAGGTGCGCCGGCAGATGTCCGGCGGCTATGACCTGGCGGCGGTGCGGGAGCTCTTCCCGGACCGCGAGCGCGCGGTGGGCATGCGGCGCCGGCGGTGGCAGGAGACCCGGCGCGCGGCCGATGACGAGGCCAACGCCCAGCGTCGGCTGGCGCGCGAAGTGCGGTCGCTGCCGGCCCGCGAGGCGGAGCTCG
- a CDS encoding glutamine--tRNA ligase/YqeY domain fusion protein has product MSADHDTTTPASGSPEKSDFIRAFVREDLAAGRNDGRVHTRFPPEPNGYLHVGHTKAILLNWEIAQEFGGKFNLRFDDTNPEKEETEYVDSIKADVRWLGADWEDREFYASDYFETLYAWAVHLIEHGKAFVCSQTIDEVRATRGTVKEPGTPSPDRDRPVAESLDLFARMRAGEFDEGAYTLRARIDMAHPNMKMRDPLLYRIRKAHHHRTGDTWCIYPFYDFAHGQSDAIEGITHSLCTLEFEVNRPLYDWFIQNLPVPFTPRQIEMARLNLTYTVMSKRKLLRLVQEGHVTGWDDPRMPTISGLRRLGYTPTAIRKFNDRIGVAKRDSTVDLDLLKWSIRDELNQSADRVMAVLEPLKVVITNYPEGQVEQIECENNPEDPQAGTRLVPFSRELYIEQEDFREEAPRKFFRLKLGGEVRLKHAYFITCDEVIKDADGNPIELRCTYDPATRGGDSPDGRKVKGTLHWVSAPHAVDAEVRLYDNLFREPFPEEGGDYIANLNPDSLAVVQAKLEPGLAGKETGYSCQFLRLGYFCIDSRDSTPDRMVWNRTATLKDTWAKLEAKGGGQ; this is encoded by the coding sequence ATGAGCGCTGACCACGACACCACCACGCCCGCATCCGGCAGCCCCGAGAAGTCGGACTTCATCCGTGCCTTCGTCCGCGAGGATCTCGCCGCCGGCCGGAACGACGGCCGCGTCCACACGCGCTTCCCGCCCGAGCCCAACGGCTACCTGCATGTGGGCCACACCAAGGCGATCCTGCTGAACTGGGAGATCGCCCAGGAGTTCGGCGGCAAGTTCAACCTCCGCTTCGACGACACGAACCCCGAGAAGGAGGAGACCGAGTACGTCGACTCCATCAAGGCCGACGTGCGCTGGCTCGGGGCCGACTGGGAAGATCGCGAGTTCTACGCCTCGGACTACTTCGAGACCCTCTACGCGTGGGCGGTGCACCTGATCGAGCACGGCAAGGCCTTCGTCTGCAGCCAGACCATCGACGAAGTGCGCGCCACCCGCGGCACGGTGAAGGAACCGGGCACGCCGAGCCCCGACCGCGACCGCCCCGTCGCCGAAAGCCTCGACCTCTTCGCCCGCATGCGCGCCGGCGAGTTCGACGAGGGCGCCTACACCCTGCGGGCGCGGATCGACATGGCGCATCCGAACATGAAGATGCGCGACCCGCTGCTGTACCGCATCCGCAAGGCGCACCACCACCGCACCGGCGACACCTGGTGCATCTACCCCTTCTACGACTTCGCCCACGGCCAGAGCGACGCCATCGAGGGCATCACCCACTCGCTCTGCACCCTCGAGTTCGAGGTCAATCGGCCCCTGTACGACTGGTTCATCCAGAACCTGCCGGTGCCCTTCACCCCCCGCCAGATCGAGATGGCGCGCCTGAACCTCACCTACACCGTGATGAGCAAGCGCAAGCTGCTGCGGCTGGTGCAGGAGGGCCACGTCACCGGCTGGGACGACCCGCGCATGCCGACCATCAGCGGGCTGCGGCGCCTGGGCTACACGCCGACGGCGATCCGGAAATTCAACGACCGGATCGGTGTGGCCAAGCGCGACTCGACGGTCGACCTCGACCTGCTGAAGTGGTCGATCCGCGACGAACTGAACCAGAGCGCCGACCGGGTCATGGCCGTGCTCGAGCCCCTCAAGGTGGTCATCACGAACTATCCGGAGGGCCAGGTCGAGCAGATCGAGTGCGAGAACAATCCCGAGGATCCGCAGGCCGGGACCCGGCTGGTGCCCTTCTCGCGCGAGCTCTACATCGAGCAGGAGGACTTCCGCGAGGAAGCCCCGCGCAAGTTCTTCCGCCTGAAGCTGGGCGGCGAGGTGCGCCTCAAGCACGCCTACTTCATCACCTGCGACGAGGTGATCAAGGACGCCGACGGCAACCCGATCGAGTTGCGCTGCACCTACGATCCGGCCACCCGGGGCGGCGACTCGCCCGACGGCCGCAAGGTCAAGGGCACGCTGCACTGGGTCTCGGCGCCGCACGCGGTCGACGCCGAGGTGCGGCTCTACGACAACCTCTTCCGGGAACCCTTCCCCGAGGAGGGCGGCGACTACATCGCCAACCTGAATCCCGACTCCCTCGCGGTGGTGCAGGCCAAGCTCGAGCCCGGCCTCGCGGGCAAGGAGACCGGCTACAGCTGCCAGTTCCTGCGTCTGGGATACTTCTGCATCGACAGCAGGGATTCCACGCCGGACCGCATGGTCTGGAACCGCACGGCCACGCTGAAGGACACGTGGGCCAAGCTCGAGGCCAAGGGCGGCGGGCAGTAG
- a CDS encoding DNA repair exonuclease yields MPPQDPVRILFVGDMHLGRRAARVPASAWRDHGLADDLLTPASSWRRCVETALSRGVDAVALAGDLVHDEDDVFEARGRLEEGLRRLTGAGIRVCAVAGNHDTRVLPALADVLDDLVLLGRDGTWDTCPIAPHVRLAGWSFPARHHAESPLRGNVPAAVPGVVTIGLLHADRDAPGSRYAPVTAAELDAAGYDGWALGHVHAPDPVPAPGEHRPFYLGSVAATTPNETGVHGPVLASVADGVVVWERLALAPLRWEHRAIRVDGFVLPDDGEVGPELLLQLMPRLARAEDGAPGPDLLGLRVTLTGVHTRAADIARWVAGCDRDALTARDADGTVVFVEKLTADVGTPVDLVALAARSDPPGLLAGRILALERGDPALAPLLEEARRAVNHIDPDADDDDEALRRELAAAGRRALDALLAQTREVRP; encoded by the coding sequence ATGCCGCCCCAAGACCCCGTCCGCATCCTCTTCGTCGGCGACATGCACCTCGGGCGCCGGGCCGCCCGCGTGCCGGCGTCCGCCTGGCGCGACCACGGTCTGGCGGACGACCTGCTGACGCCGGCGAGTTCGTGGCGGCGCTGCGTGGAGACCGCCCTCTCCCGCGGCGTCGATGCCGTGGCCCTCGCGGGCGACCTCGTGCACGACGAGGACGACGTCTTCGAGGCCCGGGGGCGACTCGAGGAGGGGCTGCGCCGCCTGACCGGCGCCGGCATCCGCGTCTGCGCCGTGGCGGGCAACCACGACACGCGGGTGCTGCCGGCCCTGGCCGACGTCCTCGACGATCTGGTGCTGCTCGGGCGGGACGGCACCTGGGACACCTGCCCGATCGCGCCGCACGTGCGCCTGGCCGGGTGGTCGTTTCCCGCGCGCCACCATGCCGAGAGCCCCCTGCGCGGGAACGTGCCGGCGGCCGTGCCGGGTGTCGTCACCATCGGGCTGCTGCACGCCGACCGCGACGCCCCCGGCAGCCGCTACGCCCCCGTCACCGCGGCCGAACTCGACGCCGCCGGCTACGACGGCTGGGCCCTCGGCCACGTCCACGCCCCCGACCCCGTGCCCGCCCCCGGCGAGCACCGCCCCTTCTACCTCGGCTCGGTCGCGGCGACGACGCCCAACGAGACGGGGGTGCACGGTCCGGTCCTGGCCAGCGTCGCCGACGGCGTCGTGGTGTGGGAGCGGCTCGCGCTGGCGCCACTGCGCTGGGAGCACCGCGCGATCCGCGTCGACGGATTCGTCCTGCCGGACGACGGCGAGGTGGGTCCGGAGCTGCTGCTGCAGCTCATGCCGCGGCTGGCCCGCGCCGAAGACGGCGCGCCCGGCCCGGACCTGCTCGGCCTGCGCGTCACCCTGACCGGAGTCCACACGCGGGCCGCGGACATCGCCCGCTGGGTGGCCGGATGCGACCGCGACGCGCTCACCGCGCGCGACGCCGACGGCACCGTCGTCTTCGTCGAGAAGCTCACCGCCGACGTGGGCACGCCGGTCGACCTGGTCGCCCTCGCCGCGCGCAGCGACCCACCGGGCCTGCTGGCCGGAAGGATCCTCGCGCTGGAGCGGGGCGATCCGGCCCTGGCGCCGCTGCTGGAGGAAGCCCGCCGCGCGGTGAACCACATCGATCCGGACGCGGACGACGACGACGAGGCCCTGCGGCGCGAGCTCGCGGCCGCCGGACGGCGGGCCCTCGACGCCCTGCTGGCCCAGACCCGGGAGGTGCGCCCGTGA
- the selD gene encoding selenide, water dikinase SelD: MTEILAPIQAAAGPNLLVGFDTADDAGVYRLTAERAIVCTADFITPVVDDPRTFGRVAAANSISDVYAMGGVPLLALNLLGYPPVGLPNHVLGEILAGAGEICAEAGCAVAGGHTVRDDEVKFGLSVTGEVHPDRILRNSSARPGDVLVLTKPLGTGALVAAMKKGRLDQAAYDALVTCMTSLNRCGALLHAAGATACTDVTGFGLSGHALEMARGSGLTLRIDAGAVPQLPEAAALCGEGFTCGGTRSNADFVGADVAFAPGLGPDMIGLLNDPQTSGGLLVAVPADRVAELQAVVRENGGLCAAVVGRAREHEPGAPHLEFAAD; the protein is encoded by the coding sequence TTGACCGAGATTCTCGCACCCATCCAGGCCGCGGCCGGTCCGAACCTCCTCGTGGGCTTCGACACCGCGGACGATGCCGGCGTGTACCGTCTGACCGCCGAGCGGGCCATCGTGTGCACCGCCGACTTCATCACGCCGGTGGTGGACGATCCCCGCACCTTCGGGCGCGTGGCCGCCGCCAACTCGATCAGCGACGTTTACGCCATGGGCGGCGTGCCGCTGCTCGCCCTGAACCTGCTGGGCTACCCGCCGGTGGGCCTGCCCAACCACGTGCTGGGCGAGATCCTGGCCGGCGCCGGCGAGATCTGCGCCGAGGCCGGGTGCGCGGTGGCCGGCGGCCACACCGTGCGCGACGACGAGGTGAAGTTCGGCCTCAGCGTCACGGGCGAGGTGCATCCGGACCGCATCCTGCGCAACAGCTCGGCCCGGCCGGGCGACGTGCTCGTGCTCACCAAGCCCCTGGGCACCGGCGCGCTGGTGGCCGCCATGAAGAAGGGTCGCCTCGACCAGGCCGCCTACGACGCCCTGGTGACCTGCATGACCAGCCTGAACCGCTGCGGCGCGCTGCTGCACGCGGCCGGCGCCACCGCCTGCACCGACGTGACCGGCTTCGGCCTCTCGGGCCACGCCCTGGAGATGGCCCGCGGCTCGGGCCTGACCCTGCGCATCGATGCCGGCGCCGTGCCCCAGCTGCCCGAGGCGGCGGCCCTCTGCGGCGAAGGATTCACCTGCGGGGGCACCCGCTCGAACGCCGATTTCGTGGGTGCCGACGTGGCCTTCGCCCCCGGGCTCGGTCCGGACATGATCGGGCTGCTGAACGATCCGCAGACCAGCGGTGGTCTCCTGGTGGCCGTTCCCGCCGACCGGGTGGCCGAACTCCAGGCCGTGGTGCGGGAAAACGGCGGCCTGTGCGCCGCGGTGGTCGGTCGGGCCCGGGAGCACGAACCCGGCGCCCCTCACCTCGAATTCGCCGCCGATTGA